From Rhineura floridana isolate rRhiFlo1 chromosome 5, rRhiFlo1.hap2, whole genome shotgun sequence, a single genomic window includes:
- the LOC133385911 gene encoding uncharacterized protein LOC133385911 isoform X1: MKQNLSNLFEEAPGPSFHNVSKLKRKISTTPSRISNNDNRVQEIEVAGPSLKKTKKTHHIEGLQTSDGIVYNKPSPTAEVTDIEIQAVPDPEPIQRRCDSPLQSSQGSLKLWIPTQGPEEQDLHNCVEQCRLVSNTYEAIENMVKKAKNMFKKASMMMMNAKQYQTSANQFCRGGCIDSPAMTTLLKEIKKTTTTVSLQC; the protein is encoded by the exons atgAAGCAAAATTTATCCAATCTGTTTGAAG aaGCTCCAGGTCCAAGCTTTCACAATGtttctaaactgaagagaaagataagcaccaccCCTTCCAGGATCTCAAATAATG ATAACAGGGTTCAGGAAATTGAGGTGGCAGGAccgtcccttaaaaaaacaaagaaaacgcacCACATAGAAGGACTGCAGACCTCAGATGGTATAG tgtacaacaaaccatcaccaacagctgaagttacagacatagagatccaggctgttcctgatccagaacctaTACAGAGAAGGTGTGACAGCCCTCTACAATCATCACAAGGATCTCTAAAATTATGGATTCCCACACAAGGGCCTGAGGAGCAAGATCTACATAATTGCGTTGAGCAGTGTAGACTAGTATCAAACACATATGAAGCTATTGAGAACATGGTTAAAAAAGCTAagaatatgtttaaaaaagctagcatgatgatgatgaatgccaaacagtatcaaacatctgcaaatcagttttgtagagggggctgtattgattcaccagccatgacaacacttcttaaagagattaaaaaaacaacaacaacagtatcactgcagtgctaa